One genomic segment of Profundibacter amoris includes these proteins:
- a CDS encoding DNA/RNA nuclease SfsA, whose protein sequence is MVEEALRLRLIPSLENYETIAREYKVEPGVRVDFLVSGSNGECLIEVKSCNIVENGVARYPDSATPRGVKQLKSLTLKASTGQRSILLFLVQRDDAQSFKVSTINDPAYAQAFVAAIAAGVEVIVVAVSVHPEGFGKPRVIPHNLEIDEVTEALLEL, encoded by the coding sequence ATCGTCGAAGAAGCTCTGCGATTACGGTTAATTCCCAGCCTTGAAAATTATGAAACTATAGCTCGGGAATATAAGGTCGAGCCAGGTGTTCGGGTGGATTTCCTTGTGTCAGGCTCAAATGGCGAGTGCCTTATAGAGGTAAAAAGTTGCAACATTGTGGAGAATGGAGTCGCTCGCTACCCAGACTCCGCAACGCCCAGAGGCGTAAAGCAGCTTAAATCTCTTACCCTTAAGGCGTCCACTGGGCAACGTTCAATCCTGCTATTTCTTGTGCAGCGCGATGACGCACAAAGCTTCAAAGTAAGCACAATAAATGATCCAGCGTACGCTCAAGCTTTTGTGGCCGCAATTGCTGCGGGTGTCGAAGTTATAGTCGTGGCGGTTTCAGTCCATCCTGAAGGCTTTGGAAAACCACGAGTTATTCCGCATAACCTAGAAATAGATGAAGTCACTGAAGCGCTCCTAGAGCTATAG
- a CDS encoding DNA-methyltransferase — protein MSTTSSKSVRKRKTKAASIIRLHSDVMAHVERENNLKFMRRFDDASMKLIVTSPPYNLGKEYEKKRSQEFYIEEQTACIAEAVRLLHPNGSICWQVGNHVQNGEVFPLDILLYPLFKQHGLRLRNRIVWTFGHGLHCQKRFSGRHETILWFTKSDDYTFNLDPVRVPSKYPNKKYFKGPNKGKISSNPLGKNPEDVWDIPNVKANHVEKTEHPCQFPVALVERLVLALTDEGDSVLDPYLGAGSSAVAALRHDRHAFGCDLEKSYIDIAWKRIHEHRAGTLRTRPMNKPVYDPNDKVVK, from the coding sequence ATGAGCACTACTTCATCAAAGTCGGTTAGAAAAAGAAAAACCAAAGCCGCGTCAATCATCCGGCTGCACTCTGACGTAATGGCTCACGTTGAGCGTGAAAACAATTTGAAATTCATGAGAAGATTTGATGATGCTTCCATGAAGCTTATTGTAACTTCACCACCATATAATCTCGGCAAGGAATACGAAAAAAAACGCTCTCAGGAATTTTATATTGAAGAGCAAACAGCTTGCATTGCGGAGGCTGTTAGGCTGTTGCACCCAAATGGATCGATTTGTTGGCAAGTTGGCAATCACGTCCAAAATGGCGAGGTTTTCCCTCTCGATATATTGCTTTACCCGCTTTTCAAGCAGCATGGCCTTCGTCTTAGAAATCGTATTGTTTGGACATTTGGGCACGGATTACATTGTCAAAAAAGATTCTCAGGCCGTCATGAAACAATATTATGGTTTACCAAATCTGACGATTACACCTTCAACTTAGATCCAGTGCGGGTGCCTTCGAAGTATCCAAATAAAAAGTATTTTAAGGGTCCAAATAAGGGAAAAATTTCTAGCAACCCTTTGGGGAAAAACCCGGAAGACGTTTGGGATATCCCAAATGTGAAAGCCAACCATGTTGAGAAGACAGAACACCCTTGCCAATTCCCAGTGGCGCTAGTTGAGCGCTTAGTCTTAGCTCTAACAGACGAAGGTGATAGCGTACTTGATCCTTACTTGGGTGCTGGTTCAAGTGCGGTTGCAGCATTAAGGCATGATCGTCATGCATTTGGCTGTGACCTTGAGAAAAGCTATATTGATATTGCATGGAAGCGGATTCACGAACATCGAGCGGGAACTTTAAGGACGCGCCCCATGAATAAGCCCGTTTACGATCCTAATGACAAGGTAGTGAAATGA
- a CDS encoding BglII/BstYI family type II restriction endonuclease, protein MKLAFTYDAHHEAGIAWENRELKEWVTDVFEAPSIKIGRKCTGLIREHVEQEFLNEGWALNVRLDNESQINVFALKDDLAFQLQTGNASRAPYDLLKLEFLFKSRKIEAAAIALPSKDAAKAIGDNIASAERVIRELKLFDRVITVPILVVAFE, encoded by the coding sequence ATGAAATTAGCATTTACTTATGACGCACACCATGAAGCCGGGATAGCTTGGGAAAATCGAGAATTGAAGGAATGGGTTACAGATGTATTTGAAGCCCCGTCCATAAAAATAGGCAGGAAATGTACCGGGCTTATTCGTGAGCATGTTGAACAGGAATTCTTGAACGAGGGTTGGGCGCTAAATGTTCGCTTAGACAACGAATCCCAGATTAACGTTTTTGCTCTCAAAGATGATTTAGCTTTTCAACTACAAACAGGTAACGCGAGCCGAGCGCCTTATGACCTATTGAAGTTGGAGTTTCTTTTTAAATCGAGAAAAATTGAAGCGGCAGCGATAGCACTCCCGAGCAAAGATGCAGCCAAAGCTATCGGAGATAACATTGCGTCTGCTGAGCGAGTTATTCGGGAACTTAAACTTTTTGACCGCGTAATTACCGTCCCTATTCTTGTTGTGGCATTTGAGTAA
- a CDS encoding IS3 family transposase (programmed frameshift), whose amino-acid sequence MGNARFSEDFKRDAVHQITTRGYPVAEVSKRLGVSTHSLYSWVKKYSKSAEVNINDDHAAENRRLKRELARVTEERDILKKANRILRERCQMKYAFIEGHRPLFSIRAMCRCLRVHPSGFYAWLKSPLSKRAIEDQRQTKLIKEAWDESGKIYGYRKLHDDLLDQGEACCPNRVARLARLAGIKAQIGYKRRPGKYGGKPSIVVDNTLNRQFDVDAPDRFWVTDITYIKTYEGFLYLAVVIDLYSRRVVGWATHSRQYTDLVLQALLMAVWRRKPTGNVLIHSDQGSQFTSMEWASFLKHHNLEHSMSRRGNCHDNAVAESFFNLLKRERIRRRAYKTREDARRDIFDYIEMFYNPKRKHARNGMLSPVEFERQQKMK is encoded by the exons ATGGGCAATGCAAGATTCAGTGAAGATTTCAAACGGGATGCGGTGCATCAAATCACGACGCGGGGATACCCGGTAGCGGAGGTATCAAAGCGATTGGGCGTCAGCACCCACTCGTTGTATTCGTGGGTGAAGAAGTATTCGAAGTCGGCTGAGGTTAATATCAACGACGATCATGCCGCTGAGAATAGACGATTAAAACGGGAGTTGGCGCGGGTCACCGAGGAAAGGGATATCCTAAAAAAGGCCA ACCGTATACTTCGCGAAAGATGCCAAATGAAGTATGCGTTTATTGAAGGGCATCGCCCACTGTTTTCGATCCGTGCAATGTGCCGTTGTCTGCGCGTTCACCCCAGTGGTTTCTATGCTTGGCTGAAGAGCCCCCTTAGCAAAAGGGCCATCGAGGACCAGCGTCAGACAAAGTTGATCAAAGAGGCTTGGGACGAAAGCGGCAAGATTTACGGGTATCGGAAACTGCATGATGATCTATTGGATCAAGGCGAGGCCTGCTGCCCGAACCGTGTAGCTCGTTTGGCAAGGCTGGCGGGTATCAAGGCCCAGATCGGCTATAAACGCCGCCCTGGCAAGTATGGTGGTAAGCCATCGATTGTCGTGGATAACACGCTGAACCGGCAATTCGATGTTGATGCACCGGATAGATTCTGGGTCACGGACATTACCTATATCAAAACCTATGAGGGGTTCCTGTATCTGGCGGTTGTGATCGATCTATATTCTCGTCGTGTGGTTGGCTGGGCAACACATAGCCGTCAATATACTGACCTCGTTTTGCAGGCACTGCTGATGGCCGTTTGGCGGCGTAAACCAACGGGCAATGTGCTAATCCACTCGGACCAAGGCTCGCAATTCACCAGCATGGAATGGGCTTCATTTCTAAAGCACCACAATCTGGAGCACAGCATGAGTCGCCGTGGAAACTGTCATGACAATGCAGTCGCTGAGAGTTTCTTCAACCTGCTGAAACGGGAGCGCATCAGGCGCAGGGCATACAAAACCAGAGAAGACGCAAGGCGGGATATATTCGACTACATCGAAATGTTCTACAATCCGAAACGCAAACACGCTAGAAACGGAATGCTGTCGCCCGTAGAGTTCGAAAGGCAGCAGAAAATGAAATAA
- a CDS encoding SNF2-related protein yields MDSTVKVIISITDNGEGVFSIPVDQINSPIWSRLNSTAISRGFFFKKTSEKLTLSWPDTLTLIREFGTKSSQQQYGFRFSPDDVVVEKLKVFAEDIRSVRKFRTGELEEWSEGQIEAKLLECGFTKRTLKPFQIRDLSKLLALSNGANFSVPGAGKTTVTFALNLLTRQPGQHLLIVAPKAAFQAWKDIVGECIDTELAPDQAEPFTVLDGSIEKTSEALSSGATRFIISYDLVIRQASVVANHFASVPTHLVLDESHRMKAGWNSQRGSFLLGIASLPIRRDILSGTPMPQGASDVESQLDFLWPGHGLGREVAFGKAPRDVLGNLYVRTTKKELGLLKPNYNFVDVAMDDGQLALYSIVRDEFLRNYAKSVSKGLGEAQLVKARRSVMRLLQLSVSPALALNAMANDDVNIASSIVDKVLEEGHSAKLQQVMSDARKHAKLGQKTVIWTIFTGTINSLNSALADLNPVFIHGGVPSGEKEDDNTREGKIRRFHEDDTCKVLIANPAAAGEGISLHTVCHKALYVDRSYVSTHYLQSIDRIHRLGLPPDQETDIYIYRSKAPAQIGSIDMSVSRRLTEKIRNMQILLDDPDLHELALSEEQADDPIDYDVGVQDIIDLITELENKAPSKTDDLI; encoded by the coding sequence ATGGATAGCACCGTAAAAGTAATAATTTCAATAACTGACAACGGTGAAGGTGTCTTTTCCATCCCCGTTGACCAAATTAACTCGCCCATCTGGAGCCGACTAAATTCGACTGCAATTTCTCGGGGTTTCTTTTTCAAAAAAACATCCGAAAAACTGACGCTTTCCTGGCCAGATACGCTTACCCTAATTAGGGAGTTTGGGACAAAATCAAGCCAACAACAATATGGTTTTAGGTTTAGTCCAGATGATGTTGTAGTTGAAAAATTAAAAGTGTTTGCCGAAGATATTCGTTCGGTCCGAAAGTTTAGAACAGGTGAGTTAGAAGAGTGGTCTGAGGGACAAATTGAGGCGAAGTTGCTTGAATGTGGATTCACAAAAAGGACGCTCAAGCCGTTTCAAATCCGTGACTTATCCAAACTTTTAGCACTAAGCAATGGAGCAAATTTTTCGGTACCTGGAGCAGGGAAAACAACAGTTACTTTTGCACTAAATCTACTTACACGGCAACCTGGGCAACATCTATTGATAGTTGCCCCAAAGGCTGCATTTCAAGCATGGAAAGATATCGTTGGCGAATGCATTGATACAGAACTCGCACCAGATCAAGCCGAACCTTTCACGGTACTTGACGGCAGTATTGAAAAAACATCTGAGGCACTTTCGTCTGGCGCAACGCGATTTATTATTTCTTATGATTTGGTAATAAGGCAAGCATCTGTTGTGGCAAACCATTTTGCATCTGTTCCTACGCACTTGGTTTTGGACGAATCTCATAGAATGAAAGCCGGTTGGAATTCACAACGAGGATCGTTCCTTCTTGGAATCGCATCATTGCCAATTAGGCGCGATATTCTTTCAGGAACACCAATGCCACAGGGTGCGTCAGATGTGGAATCGCAACTTGATTTCTTGTGGCCCGGGCATGGGCTGGGACGTGAGGTAGCATTTGGGAAGGCCCCAAGAGATGTATTAGGAAATCTCTATGTTAGAACCACCAAGAAAGAGCTTGGCTTATTAAAGCCGAACTACAATTTTGTTGATGTTGCCATGGATGACGGACAACTCGCCCTCTATTCAATCGTCAGGGACGAGTTCCTAAGAAACTATGCCAAAAGCGTCTCTAAAGGATTAGGGGAAGCGCAATTGGTAAAAGCGCGTCGATCAGTCATGCGCCTTTTACAGCTTTCTGTGAGTCCAGCATTGGCACTAAATGCAATGGCAAATGACGATGTTAACATCGCTTCATCAATCGTGGATAAAGTCCTGGAGGAAGGGCATTCCGCAAAACTACAGCAGGTAATGTCCGATGCTAGAAAGCATGCAAAGTTAGGCCAGAAAACTGTTATCTGGACAATTTTTACTGGTACTATCAATAGCTTGAACTCTGCACTTGCTGACTTGAATCCTGTGTTTATTCACGGCGGCGTCCCCTCTGGTGAGAAAGAGGATGATAATACACGCGAGGGGAAAATTCGACGTTTTCACGAAGATGACACTTGCAAAGTTCTCATTGCTAATCCAGCCGCAGCCGGTGAGGGAATAAGTTTACACACCGTTTGCCACAAGGCCCTTTATGTAGACCGAAGTTATGTTTCGACACACTATCTTCAATCGATTGACCGCATACACAGGCTAGGTTTACCTCCGGATCAAGAGACAGATATCTATATTTATCGAAGTAAAGCTCCCGCACAGATCGGTAGTATTGACATGTCAGTCAGTCGACGGCTTACGGAGAAGATCCGCAACATGCAGATACTGCTTGATGATCCGGATTTGCATGAATTGGCTCTTAGTGAAGAACAAGCGGATGATCCGATTGATTATGATGTTGGCGTTCAAGACATAATCGACCTTATCACTGAACTTGAAAACAAGGCGCCAAGTAAAACAGATGATTTGATATGA
- a CDS encoding DUF3883 domain-containing protein produces the protein MTEEVSTERLFSFPCFEGLRLLRQHSAENSGMSPSDVLDLVVAVEADAASLDLEAALFLGGLVEQDCPLEGEYFYQICIKAVVIRHQPIWAKSMKQGRIRFINSLGVNDQGIFAAAGLLDDPPTMEVVSWWDDVVGHARLAIDIQKMEQARIAEALSIEYEQIHLNKIGITKHPKWVGLDDNFAGYDVLSYDLENGSEVNRMIEVKSTINSPLRFFVSRNEWKTADTIGDAYSFHVWNMAIDPPQLHIRSVEDIRPHIPSDNAKGAWSNAAIPIGI, from the coding sequence ATGACGGAAGAAGTATCAACCGAACGCCTGTTCTCATTTCCATGCTTTGAAGGGTTGCGACTTCTAAGGCAACACTCGGCTGAGAATAGTGGTATGAGTCCAAGTGACGTTCTTGATTTAGTCGTTGCAGTTGAAGCAGATGCCGCGAGTTTGGATCTCGAAGCGGCATTGTTTTTAGGTGGCCTTGTCGAACAAGATTGCCCACTGGAAGGCGAATACTTTTATCAAATTTGCATTAAAGCCGTTGTCATTCGTCATCAGCCAATTTGGGCCAAATCCATGAAACAAGGCCGGATACGGTTTATTAACTCTCTTGGTGTAAATGATCAGGGCATATTTGCAGCAGCAGGACTTTTGGACGACCCCCCAACAATGGAGGTAGTTTCTTGGTGGGACGACGTTGTAGGCCATGCGAGACTTGCAATTGATATTCAAAAAATGGAACAAGCGAGAATTGCTGAGGCGCTTTCAATTGAGTATGAACAAATCCATTTAAATAAAATTGGAATTACGAAACATCCAAAATGGGTTGGTTTGGACGACAATTTTGCTGGCTATGACGTATTGTCTTATGACTTGGAAAACGGCTCCGAGGTTAACAGGATGATTGAAGTGAAATCGACAATCAATTCTCCTCTCAGGTTTTTTGTATCTCGAAATGAATGGAAAACCGCGGATACTATTGGTGATGCGTATTCGTTCCATGTCTGGAATATGGCGATAGACCCACCACAACTGCATATTAGAAGTGTTGAAGATATTAGACCACATATTCCGAGTGACAATGCAAAAGGCGCTTGGTCAAACGCTGCTATTCCAATTGGGATATAA